CATTCGCGGCGGCGGCACCAAGGATTTCTACGGCGAGGCGCTGCAAGGCGACACCCTCGACACCACCGCGCTGCAGGGCATCACAAGTTACGAGCCGAGCGAACTGGTCGTCACCGTGCGTGCCGGCACGCCGCTCGCTGAACTCGAAGCCGCATTGGCCGAGAAGGGGCAGTGCCTGCCCTTCGAGCCGCCGCACTTCGGAAGCGACGGCACGGTGGGCGGTATGGTTGCCGCCGGCTTGAGCGGCCCCGCGCGTGCCAGCGTGGGCGCGGTGCGCGATTACGTGCTCGGCGCCACGCTGGTCAATGGCCGCGGCGATGTCCTGAGCTTCGGCGGACAGGTGATGAAGAACGTCGCGGGCTACGACGTCTCACGCGTGCTGGCGGGATCGCTCGGCACGCTGGGCGTGATCGCCGAGGTGAGCCTCAAGGTGCTGCCCGTCGCGCCGGCCGAGGCCACGCTCGAGTTCGCCTGCAGCCAGGCCGATGCGCTGCGGCTGCTCAATGAATGGGGCGGCCGGCCGCTGCCGCTGAATGCGAGTTGCTGGTTCGAATACGCGGGTGCCGGTGCGCTCTACCTGCGGCTGCGTGGCGCGGTTGCGGCCGTGGAAGCGGCATGCACGCACCTCGGCGGCGAGCGCAAGGACAACGCACGCGCCGCGGCCGACTGGCAGGCGCTGCGCGATCAGCAGTTGCCGTGGTTCGACACCGCGAACGGACCGGATGCACTCTGGCGCCTATCGGTGTCGCAGACCGCGCCGGTGCTCGCCATCGACGGCAATGCGCCGCTGATCGAGTGGCATGGCGGGCAGCGCTGGTACAAGGCGCCACCCGACCAGGCCTCGCGCATCCGCGAGATCGCGCATGCGGCGGGCGGGCACGCCACGCTGTTCAGGGCGCCAGCCTCGAACATCCCCCGCTTCGATGCGCTGAGCGCTCCCGTGACCCGCATCCATCGCGCGCTGATGCACGAGTTCGATCCGCACCGCATCTTCAACCGCGGCCGGCTTTTCGCAGACGAATAACAAGAGACGACACCCCGCGATGCAAACCGAACTCGCCCCCGAATTCCGCGACACCGACGAAGGTCGCGAAGCCGAAGCCATCCTGCGCAAGTGCGTGCACTGCGGCTTCTGCACCGCCACCTGCCCGACCTACCAGCTGCTGGGCGACGAGCTCGACGGCCCGCGCGGACGCATCTACCTCATCAAGCAGGTGCTCGAAGGCAAGGCGCCGACGCGCAGCACGCAGCTGCACCTGGACCGGTGCCTCACCTGCCGCAACTGCGAGAGCACCTGCCCGAGCGGCGTGCAGTACGGCAACCTCGTGGATATCGGCCGCAGGATCGTCGACGAGAAGGTGCCGCGTCCCGCGATGGAATCGGCCACGCGCTGGCTGTTGAAGGAAGGGCTGCCGTCGCCGCTCTTCGGCCCAGCGATGAAGCTCGGGCAATCGGTACGCGGCTTGTTGCCCGGTGCGCTCAAGGCCAAGGTGCCCGTGAAACAGGAAGCTGGCGCGTGGCCCACCGCCACTCATGCGCGCAAGGTGCTGATGCTCGCGGGCTGCGTGCAGCCGTCGATGATGCCCAACATCAACAGCGCCACCGCGCGCGTGCTCGATGCGGCCGGCATCCAGGTCGTGATCGCGAAGGAAGCGGGCTGCTGCGGCGCGGTGAAGTTCCACCTCAACGACCAGGAGGGCGGCAAGGCGCAGATGCGCGCCAACATCGATGCGTGGTGGCCGCAGGTCGAACGCAATGAAGTCGAGGCCATCGTGATGAACGCGTCGGGATGCGGCGTCACGGTGCGCGAGTACGGCCACATCCTGCAGCACGACGCGGCGTATGCCGCGAAGGCGGCGCGCATCAGCGAACTGACGCGCGACCTGAGCGAGCTGCTGCCCGATCTCGTGCCCGCGTTGAAGGGCCGCGTGCGAGCGCCAGAAGGCGTGGTCGCCTATCACCCGCCGTGCACGCTGCAGCATGGCCAGAAGCTGCGCGGCGGTGTCGAGACGCATCTGCGCGCGCTGGGCTTCGACGTGCGCGTGGCCATGAACGAATCGCACCTGTGCTGCGGCTCGGCGGGCACGTATTCGGTGCTGCAACCTGAGCTGGCTTACCCGCTGCGCGACCGCAAGCTCGAGCATCTGAAGCAACTGCAGCCGACCACCATCGCCTCGGCGAACATCGGCTGCATCACGCACCTGCAGAGCGGCAGCGGGGAAACGCCGGTGCGGCACTGGGTGGAGCTGCTGGACGCCGCGCTGGGCACGCAGGGTAGGGCCTGATCGCACACGAGGGCAGGGCGCGGTCCGACTCGCGCGGCGGGCCCTTGCGGCGCATCATCGCGACACCGAACCTGCAAGGAGCCTGTGCCATGTCCCACCTTATCCAACTTCCGCTGCGACGCGTTCTGCTGGCCTGCGCTTGCGCAGCCGGTGCCATGGCGGCGCACGCCCAGTCCGGGATGCCTGCATGGCAGGGCGAGGGCGCGACGCGCTACATGTGCGGCGGCATCGGCTCCGACGAATCGAAGGCCATTCGCGAGGACATGAAGAAGCATCCGCTCTCACTGTTGTTCGCGCGCGCCGACGGCGCCTATATGGCCAGCGTGGACGTCGCGATCAAGGGCGGCGACACCAACTCGTCCGCCGCCATGGCCTTCCGTGCCGGCGGGCCGGTGTGCCTGATCGACATCCCTGCCGGTCGCTACACCATTGACGTCACCGCGCCCGGCGGAGAAGCCAAGAGCCAGACGGTGACGGTGGGTGGCGGTGCGAAGACCGCGAGCTTCCGCTTCTGACGCGAGCCGTCAGCCCGCCGCCAGCGCCGCCTCGACGTCGCGCGTGAGCGAGGCGGGCGTATCGAGCGGCGCGTAGCGCTTGAGCACGGTGCCGTCGCGCCCGATGAGGAACTTGGTGAAGTTCCACTTGATGGCCGTGAGGCCCAGGAGGCCCGGCTTTTCCTTGGTGAGCCACTGGTACAGCGGCGCGGCGTTGCTGCCGTTGACGTCGATCTTCTCCATCATCGGAAAACTCACGCCGTAGTTCTTGGTGCAGAAGGCGCCGATTTCCTCGTTGGTGCCCGGGTCCTGCGAGCCGAACTGGTTCGACGGAAAGCCCAGCACCGTGAGGCCCTGGTCGGCGTACTTCTCGTGCAGCGCCTCCAGCCCGGCGAACTGCGGCGTGAAACCGCATTTGCTCGCCGTGTTGACGATCAGCAGCACCTTGCCCTTGAAGGCGGAGAGCTTCACCGGCTTGCCGTCGATCTGGTTGGCCTCGAAGTCGTAGACGCTGGTCATGGAGTGTCCTCAGTGAGTCGCGCAAGCGCTGGAGGCGCGATCATCGCCCCGCACGGGCGTTCGCGCAAACGCCGACCAGACCGCGCCCGCCACGATCAGCGCGCCGCCCGTGAGGATGCGCGCGTCCAGGGTGGCCGCGCCCAGCGCCACCGACGAGACGCTGGCGAACAGCACCTCCGACAGCATGATCACCGAGGCCGCGCTCGACGTGAGCCGCGCGGCGCCGTACTGCAGGCACACGTTGGCCACGATGAAGCCGCTGCCCAGCAGCACCGCCCAGCCGAGCCAGCCGGAGGTGGCCAGCAGCGGGGAGGCAATGCCGCCGGCGCCGGTGCCGATCAGGGCCGTGGAGCCGGCCACCACGGCGCAGCCGCAGAACATCGCCAGTGCACGCGACTCGCCCGGGGCTTCGCGCAGATGGCGCAGCGTGATGTTCGTCAGCGCGAAACAGAAGCCCGCCACCACGCCCAGCCAGTCGGGCAGGCTCGAGGGCACGGGCCAGTCGGTGCCGGGCGCCTTGAGCACCACGACCACGCCGGTCAGTGCCAGCGCGACCCGTGCGAGCGCGCCGCCCGTGGGCCGCTCGCCGAGCAGCAGCCAGGCCAGCAGCACGTTCCACAGCGGCATCAGGTAGAACAGCAGCACCACGCGCACCACGTCGCCCTGCGTCGCGGCCCAGTTGAAGCCCACGTTGGTGAAGCCCGCCGCAAGGCCCAGCGCCACCAGCATCGGGAACGCCGCGAAGGCCTTCCACGCATGCCGGCGCACAAGGCCCATCACGACCGCGATGGCCAGGTAGATCAGGCAGGTGGTCCACAGCGGGTGCAGTCCGTGGCCGGCGAGCTGGCGGAAGGGAAACCACGAAACGCCCCAGACGAAGGCGTTGAAGACAAGTGCAAGCGCGGGCATGGCGGCGTTGGAAAGGTGAAGGCTTCGGCGCGCCGGCCGTCTCACCAACGCAGTCGCGAAAGATCAGTGATGTTTGTCGCTGCGGGCGATCGCAAGGAGGTGCTCGACCTCCTCGGGATATTTCTTGAGATTGTTCTCATGCCAGCGCTTGATGAGCCACATGCAGCCCGCCACCACCAGCCCGAAGGCGCTGATCGCACCGTAGGCCGACAGGCCCAGCCCCGTGCACACGCTGTAGAAGCCGCCCAGGAGAAGAATGCAGGCCTGCTCGTTGAAGTTCTGCACCGCGATCGAACGGCCCGCGCCCATCAGGTTGTGGCCGCGGTGCTGCAAGAGCGCATTCATCGGCACCACGAGGAAGCCGCCGAGGCCGCCCAGGATGATGAGGAACGGCACCGCCAGCCACACGTTGCCGATGAAGTTCATGCAGATGACCATCAGCCCCATCGCGATGCCCATCGGAATCACGCGGGTGGCCATGTCCAGCCGCATGCGCATCGAGGCCACGATGGCGCCCACGGCCGTGCCGATGGTCACCACGCCGGTGAGGGCCGAAGCCTGCGTCGTGTTGTAGCCCAGTGCCAGTGATGCCCATGCGAGCACGATGTACTTGAGGTTGCCGCCCGCGCCCCAGAAGAGCGTGGTGGTGGCCAGCGAAATCTGGCCGAGGCGATCGCGCCACAGACGCGCATTGCAATGCCAGAAGTCGGGCAGCAGCGCGGCGATGTTTCGCACGAAGCCGTGCTCGGGGTTGGAGCGCAGCGGGCGCATCTCGACGCCGGTGTGCGGGATGCGCGTGTTGAACCAGGCGGCCAGCATGTACACGAGGATCAGCACCGAGATCGCGGCTTCGGCCGGCGAATCGATGCCGGTGTCGATCAGCGGGAAGTCGAAGGCCAGCAACTTGCTGGAGATCGCATGGCCCACCAGCGTGCCGCCGAGCACGATGCCCAGGAGGATGGAGGCGATGGTCAGCCCCTCGATCCAGCCGTTGGCCTTGACCAGCTGGGAGGCCGGCAGCAGCTCGGTGAGGATGCCGTACTTGGCCGGCGAGTACGCGGCCGCGCCCAGGCCCACGATCGAATACGACAGCAGCGGGTGCGAGCCGAACAGCATCATCAGGCAGCCGATCACCTTGATCGCGTTGCTGATGAACATCACCTTGCCCTTGGGCAGCGCATCCGCGAACGCGCCCACCAGCGGCGCGAGCACCACGTAGAAGACCGCGAAGATCGGCACCAGGGCCGCGCGTTGCCATTCGGGGGCGCCCGAACTTCTCATGAGATCGACGGCAACAACGAAAAGCGCTTGGTCGGCCAGCGACGAAAAGAACTGGGCCGACATGATCGTGTAGAAACCGCGCTTCATCGATGGGCTGGCTGGCCAGAGGGGTCTGCTGGCGGTAGTGAAAAAGTGTCGCGTCCGGAGCGAATGGGCGGTTATAGCATGGGGGTACGACGCCCAAATGGGCATCCCCACCGTATTCGACCCCATTCCCGGAAATGCTAAAACGTGGTCTGCATTTCCTCCAAGCCCGCTCGAAGCCTGTCCAAAGCCTCCCATGCCGCGCCCCATTCTCGCCACCGTCCACACCGCAGCCCTCCGCAACAACCTTGGTCGGGTCCGCCGTTCGGCGCTCGACGCCCGTGTCTGGGCGGTGGTCAAGGCCAACGCCTATGGCCATGGCATCGAGCGGGTCTATGAGGGCCTGCGCGGCGCCGACGGCTTTGCGCTGCTCGACCTGGCCGAAGCCGAGCGCGTGCGCGCCCTGGGCTGGCGCGGCCCGGTGCTGCTGCTCGAAGGCGTGTTCGATGCGCGCGACCTGGAACTGTGCTCGCGCCTGGACCTCTGGCACACCGTGCACTGCGACGAACAGATCGACATGCTCGCGGCGCACAAGACCCTCAAGCCGCAGCGTGTTTTTCTCAAGATGAACTCGGGCATGAACCGCCTGGGCTTCACACCCGAGCGCTTCGGCTCGGCCTGGACGCGCCTGAATGCGCTCACGCAGGTCGACGAGATTTCGCTGATGACCCACTTCAGCGATGCCGACGGCGCCCGCGGCATCGCGCACCAGGTCGAGGCCTTCGAGCGCGCGACGCGCGACCTGCCGGGCGAGCGCTCCATTGCCAACAGCGCAGCCACGCTGCGCCACCCGGACCATACGCGCGGCGACTGGGTGCGTCCCGGCATCGTGCTGTACGGCAGCGCCCCCGACTTTCCGGAGAACGACGCGGCGCACTGGCAGTTGCAGCCGACGATGACGCTGTCGACCCGACTGCTCTCGGTGCAGACGCTCAAGGCCGGCGACACCATCGGCTACGGCTCCAACTTCACGGCCGAAGGGCCGCTCACCATCGGCGTCGCCGCGGTCGGCTACGCCGATGGCTATCCACGCCACTGCAACACCGGCACGCCGGTGCTGGTGAACGGCGTGCGCACCCGCATGGTGGGCCGCGTGAGCATGGACATGATCACCGTCGATCTCACGCCCGTGCCCGACGCGAAGTTCGGCGCCGAGGTCACGCTGTGGGGCCGCTCGACGGTCACCGATGCCGTGCTGTCCATCGATGAGGTCGCGCAGGCGGCGGGCACCGTCGGCTACGAACTCATGTGCGCCGTGGCGCAACGCGTGCCGTTCGCTCCCGCCGACGAATGAAGATTCTTTCCAACTGGCGCTCGGTGCGCCTTTGGGAAACGGAGGTCGAGCGCGACCTGCACCGCAACTACAGCCTGCGCACGCACGGCATCCTGATCGGCACGTTCACGCTCCTCCTGATGTGGGGCGTGTCGGCGCTGCAGATGCACCTGCTGCATGTGGACTCGCTCGCGGTTCGCTACTTCCTCACGCTGGGCGTGGGGTATCTGGGCTACCTGCTGGTGCTGCGCTGGTGGGCGAAGCGGCTGGTCGAGGGGCGCAGCGTCGATATCGATGCCGATGTGCCCGATGTGGACTTCAGCGGTGGAAGTTCGTGTGATCACGTGAGCGTTGCCGACGCCGCCGATGGCGGCAGTTTGCTGTCCGACGTGGCCGGTGGCGTGCTCGACGTGGCGGGCGGTGCGGATGAAGGCGCCATCATCGTGGTGCCGGTGCTCGCGATCTTCGCGATTTGCGTGGCCGTGCTGTTCGGCGCCGGCTATCTCGCGCTGCTGTATTTCAGCTGGGACGCATTGCTGGCCGTGGCCGTCGAGGTGGCGTTCTCGTACGTCTCGGCCCGCGCCGCGGTGCGCGTGGCGCGCGAAGGCTGGTTGATGGCCGCGGTGCGGCTGACCTGGAAGCCGTTGCTCGGCGCGGTGCTCTCCGCCGTGATCCTGGGTGCCGTGCTCGACCACTTCATGCCGCAGGTCAATTCGTTGCCCGAGGCGGTGCGCGTCTTGTTGAAGAAGCATTGAGCTTCTTTCCGCGCCCGGTGGCCAGCGCATCGAGCAGGTGGTCGATCAGCACCTGGCATTTGGGCACGGTGAAACGGCTGGGCGGGTAAAGAATCCACGCGTGCCCGCGGTAGTTGCCCTGGAACTCCCATTCGGGCAGCACGCGTGTGACCGAGCCTTCGTCGAGTGCCTGCTGCGCCACGAACATCTGCAGGCAGGCCACGCCCAGGCCCGAGCGCGCAGCATCGAGGCGGATCTCGGTGTGGTTGGCGATGTAGCGCCCCTGCACCACGATCTCCGCCTCTTCATCGCCTCTCTTGAAGCGCCAACGGTTGTCGCGCTCGTGCTCGCCCAGCGAGATGCAGCGGTGCGCGCCGAGATCGCGCGGATGATGGATGGCCGCGCCGCTCGCCAGATAGCCGGGCGAGGCCACGAGGATGTGCTCGACCATCATCAGCCGCCGCGCGACCAGGCCCTCGGGCGGATTGGGCGTCAGGCGCACCACGAGGTCCACGCCTTCCTGGATCGGATCGATGTCGCGGTCTTCCACGATCAACTGCACGTCCACCTCGGGATAGCGCGCGAGGAAGCTCAGGATCAGCGGATGCAGCACGCGCCGCGCGAAGGCCCTGGGCGCGCTGATGCGCACCCGACCGCTGGGCTTCTTCGCATACTGCTGCCCGATCTCCATCGTGCCTTGTGCAGCGAGCACCAGTTCGCGGCAGCGCGCGAAGGCTTCGGTGCCGGGCTCGGTCAGCCGCAGCTGGCGCGTCGTGCGCTGCAGCAACTGCACGCCGATTTCCTTCTCGAGCCGCTTGACCTGCCGGCTCGCGGCCGACGGCGTCATGCCCAGCAGGTCGGCCGCGGCGGAAAAGCTCCCGAGCTCGGCGACCCGCAGGAAGGTCACCATCTCGGGCAGCACTTTGAGAAATGAATTCGTTCCCACGGCGCAAGGATCCTGTTCCGGCCGATGGCTGTTCGGCCTGTGTGATGCCCTGAACAATTCTTCCTTTGTTGTTCAGGGACGGCGGCCGACAGTATGGATTCAAAGCAAGTGCAGGACATCGCGCCGGGCGCGTGGGGTTCGAGGAAGTGGGGCGGCATCGGCGCCGCCGAGGTCATGCTGCTGCTGGTGGCGGCCGTGTGGGGCGGCAGCTATGCGGTCGCCAAGCAGGCGACACAGCAGTTGCCGGTGCTGGAGTTCATCGCGCTGCGCTTCGGGCTGACCTTCGTCGTGCTGCTGCCGGCGCTCAAGCCTCTGTTCAACGCGCAGTGGCGCCAGGGGCTCGCAGTGGGCGGGCTGCTCGGCGCCAACCTGCTGGCGATCTTCGTCTGCGAGACCTTCGGCGTGTCGCTGACCACGGCGAGCAACGCCGCCTTTCTGATCAGCCTGTGCGTGGCGTTCACGCCGTTCGTCGAATGGTGGCTGCTGGGGCAAAGGCCGGTGCAGCGCATCTTCTGGGCAGCGGGCCTGTCGGCGGTGGGCGCCGCGATGCTGTCAGCCACCTCGCCCGCGGACATCGCCGTGGGCTGGGGCGATGCGCTGATGGTGCTCGCGGCTTTCTTGCGCGCGGTGATGGTGTGCATGACGCGGCGACTCGCCGGTCGCCACACGATGCCGGCGCTGACGCTCACCGCGGTGCAGTCGGGTGTGATGGCGCTCGGTGCGATGGCGATATCGCTCGTCGCCTCCAACGGCGCCTGGCACATGCCGCCCGCCACGGCTTCGTTCTGGTGGGGCATGGCGTACCTCGTGCTGCTGTGCACGGTGTTCGCCTTCTTCGCGCAGAACCATGCGGCATCTCGCTCGAGCCCGAGCCGGGTGTCGCTGCTGATGGGGAGCGAGCCGGTGTTCGGTGCGCTGATCGCGGTTTATGGGTTCGGGGAAACGGTCGGGGCCTGGGGATGGGCCGGCGGTTTGCTGATCGTGGCGGCGGCGTGGTGGGTGACGATGCCCCAAAGGATTGACGCGCGGCCGTCGTGAAATGCCGGGTAAATTGCTTGGCATGAACCGATCTCTTGCAACCCCTTTCAAAAATACCTTTCAGGCGCAATGCGCTCCAAAGCGCGGTGGGTGCTGGTTGCTTGCTGCGGCCCTGCTGCTGTCCGGTTGCACACAGTTGCCCATCGCTGATTCGCTGCCATTGCAGGTGAAGCGCATCAACTCGACGTACAAGCTGACGGCGCTCCATGGTTCCGCCCGCCAAGTGGTCGTAACTTCTGACAAGCCGATTTTCCTGCCGACGTTCGTCACGCCCGACACCGTTGCCTATATCGAGCTTGACGGTGCGAGAGCGGACTTCTCCATGAAGAGCCTTGTCGGGGGGGCGAAGCAAGAGGGAGGTGCTTACAACATGGCCGTCCAATGGGCTTGCACGGCCGAGCTTCAGGAGGCCCGGGCGGGGCTCTTGCCGGGCGCAACTTCTCCCTGGACCGACGAGTTCTCAAGCCGTCCGGCGACGGGTGGATGCCTCGCCGCTTTCCGTCAAAGCCTGATTCAAGCGCTGCATGAGTCAGGCCTGCGGCTGCTGCGGGACGGGCGCTATGCCGAGGCGAACGCCGCATTCACCGAGCTTGCAAAGTCTTTCCCCGACAGCAACCGGGCCGCCTCCGCCCTGTTCAATGCGGGGGTGGCCGATTTCATGAGGGCCAGCTACCCGTCCGCCGCGGACCTGTTTCGCCGTGTCCCCGTGGCCTCGGCTTCGCTCCCGCTGGCCAGTGAGGCATTGCTGGCCGCAGCAGACTGCGATGCCGAGATGAACGACAAGGCGCAACTCGAGGCGGATCTTTCCGAACTCATCAAGCGCTTTCCAGGCACTCGCGACGCCGCGCTCGCACAACGGCGCCTGAACGACGCGCGGGCACCGCAGGGTGCGCAGTCATTCGATGCCCGCCCTTACGAGCCGCGCATCGCAATTCTTGCGCCGCCGCTGTATCCGTCGATGTCCAAGCGTCTCGGAGAGAGTGGCAGAGCGGTCGTCAGTGTCGTTGTCCAGTCGGACGGCACCGTGCGCGATGCCACGCTCTTGACGAGCTCGGGGTTCGAACGCCTGGACCAGGCTGCGATAGAGAGCTCACGCCGCAACTTGTTCTTCCCTGCGAGAACAAGAGAAGGAAAGAAGGTGGCTCTCCGGATGAATCAGCCGATCCGATTCAAGCTCGAATAGAGCATCGGCAGCTCGGCCTCAGTACAACCCGAGCTGCCGCGTCCTCAACCGCGCCAGCCCCAGCAGCGCATCCGTGAACGGCGTGGCCACGCCCGTCAGCACACCCAGCTCGCGCACCACCGTCACCAGTGCATCGAGTTCCACCGATCGCCCGGCTTCGACGTCCTGCAGCATCGAGGTCTTGAACGCGCCGAGTTTCTTCGTCACCTCGTGACGGTCTTCGGGGCTCTGCGTGATCTCGATGCCGATGCGGCGTCCGATCTCCTTGGCTTCGAGCATCACCGCGGAGATGAAACCGCGCACATCGTCGTCGCCCATGATCAGGTCGGTGGTGGCGCCGGTCAGCGCGCTGATCGGGTTCACCGTCATGTTGCCCCAGAGCTTGAACCACACGTCCTTCTGGATCTGCGGCGACAGCGTGGTGTTGATGCCCGCGCGGGTCAACAGCTCGACCAGCGCCTGCACGCGCGGCGTGGCCTCGCCCGAAGGCTCGCCGACGATCAGTCCGTTGCCGAAGTGATGCCGCACCACGCCCGGCCCGTCGAGCGAGCAGCTTGCATGCACCACGCAGCCGATCACGTTGCGGGCCGGAATGGCTTTGGCGATCGCGCCGTCGGGGTCCACCGCGGCCAGCCGGTGGCCCGTGATCTCGCCGCCGAAGCCGCCTTCGAGAAACCACCACGGCACGCCGTTCATCGCGACCAGCACGAGGGTGTCAGGGCCGATCAGCGGCCCGATGCGTTCGGCCACGGCGGCCAGCGCGGGCGCCTTCACGGCGATCACCACCAGGTCCTGCACGCCGAGTGCCTCGGGGTCGGCCACCGCGTTGACGGGCACGCGCGTGCGCACGTCGCCGCGCATCAGCGAGAGGCCATCTTGCTGCAGCGCCTCGAGCGTCGTGCCGCGCGCCACCACATTGAGCCGTTCACCGGCCTGCGCGAGGCCGGCACCGATCCAGCCGCCGATCGCGCCGGCGCCGTAAATACAAATCTTCATGGGAGAGTTCGCCTCAGTTTCTGTAGCTCGGGTCGATGCGGTCGACCTGCCGCACCAGCGCATTGAAAACGTCCTGCCCGGCGCCATGCGCGGGGCTGAACTGCAGCGCATCGCGCGTGCAGCGCTGCGCGATCTCTTCGCTCACCGGAATGGCCGTGCCCATCGAGAAGGTGGCCATCTGGATCTCGCAGGCGCGCTGCAGCGTCCAAAGGATCGCGAAGGTCTGCGGCAGCGTCTGGCCCCAAGCCAGGAGGCCGTGGTTGCGCAGGATCACCGCGTTGCGGTTGCCGATGCTCTGGAGGAGGCGCGGGCCTTCGTCGGCATGGATCGTGATGCCCTCGAAGTCGTGGTACGCCACCATGCCGTGCAGTTGGGCGGTATAGAAATTGGTCTGCTGCAGGCCGCCCTGCAGGCACGCCACGGCCACGCCGGCCGTGGTGTGGGTGTGCATCACGCAGTGCGCGCCGGGCAGGCCGTCATGGATGGCCGCGTGCACAGTGAAGCC
This region of Variovorax sp. RKNM96 genomic DNA includes:
- a CDS encoding class II aldolase/adducin family protein, which encodes MNTPLATSPSALVHPSIHPDERAAREELAACYRVFAMLGWVEMIYNHITVRLPDSVTGGEKQFLINPFGLHYSEVTASNLVKIDLHGKVLDGSSYPVNPAGFTVHAAIHDGLPGAHCVMHTHTTAGVAVACLQGGLQQTNFYTAQLHGMVAYHDFEGITIHADEGPRLLQSIGNRNAVILRNHGLLAWGQTLPQTFAILWTLQRACEIQMATFSMGTAIPVSEEIAQRCTRDALQFSPAHGAGQDVFNALVRQVDRIDPSYRN
- a CDS encoding 2-dehydropantoate 2-reductase, whose translation is MKICIYGAGAIGGWIGAGLAQAGERLNVVARGTTLEALQQDGLSLMRGDVRTRVPVNAVADPEALGVQDLVVIAVKAPALAAVAERIGPLIGPDTLVLVAMNGVPWWFLEGGFGGEITGHRLAAVDPDGAIAKAIPARNVIGCVVHASCSLDGPGVVRHHFGNGLIVGEPSGEATPRVQALVELLTRAGINTTLSPQIQKDVWFKLWGNMTVNPISALTGATTDLIMGDDDVRGFISAVMLEAKEIGRRIGIEITQSPEDRHEVTKKLGAFKTSMLQDVEAGRSVELDALVTVVRELGVLTGVATPFTDALLGLARLRTRQLGLY